The genomic region GGATGTGTGTATCTACTTCGTTGCTCGTTCAGCGAAGTACATCCGTGTACTTCGCTGAACACAAGTTTGACCGGTGTCAAACTTGTTTCTACTTAATACACGCGGCATCCGTGCCAATGTTTAAGCGGCATTGCCGCTTAAACTTGCAAGTTTTGCCAAAGGCAAAACATTGCTACTGAAAATACTCAACATAGCAGAACCGCCCACGTGTCCATATCTGAGAGTATCTATATTGCAAGCAAGTCTTTAAAATACGCTATTGTTTTTTCTAATCCCTTGTCGAGCTTTATAACAGGCTGCCACTGCAATACTTTTTTTGCCAGTGATATATCAGGTTGTCTCTGTTTTGGATCATCCGTAGGTAATGCCATATATTTACAGGTTACATTAGTTTCACAAAGTTTGAGTATGTGCATAGCAAGCTCATTAATTGTTATTTCTTCAGATGTTCCAAGATTAATAGGGACTGTTATCTTTACCGGAGTTTCCATTAATGCAAGCAAACCGCGTACTAAATCATCTATATAGCAAAAACTTCGAGTTTGTGCTCCCGTACCGTATATGGTAATATCTTTATGCTGTAGCGCCTGTACGATAAAATTACATATAGCGCGTCCGTCATCCATTTGCATTCCCGGCCCGTAGCAATTAAATATTCTGGCTATTTTAACTTTCGTTTTGTATTGTCTATAATAATCCACACAAAGGCTTTCTGCTGCCCGTTTTCCTTCATCATAACAGCTCCGGATGCCGACAGGATTAACATTTCCCCAGTAATCCTCTTGCTGTGGATGCTGAAGTGCATCACCGTAAACTTCAGATGTCGAAGCTTGCAATATCTTTGCATGATGTTGCGTTGCAAGTTCAAGTATATTCAAGACACCGATAACATTTGTTTTCATTGTATAGATAGGATCTTTTTGGTAGTATTTCGGTGATGCCGGACAAGCAAAATTGTATATCTCATCTACATAAAATGAAAACGGTTGTGTTATATCATGTTCAATAAATTCAAAATCAGGATTATGGCTAAAGCATTGTATATTTTTTAATGTGCTGCAAAATAAGTTATCCATACATATTACATGACAGTTCCGATTTAATAGTGCCGAACATACATTTGATCCTATAAATCCCGCGCCACCCGTTATCAATACTACTTTTTTATTTTTCAACATTGTAATTTCCATATACTTTCTCCCAAAACGGAGAAATAATATTTCTGAAAGGAGCTTTTTCGCAGCGGGGTAAAAAATCACCGTCGCTTTCTGCATAGTGTTTAAAATTTCCGCAATATCGGCAATACTTTTTTAATTGTCCGACTAATGTTTCCTCCGTAGCATCCTTTAAGTAAGGTATACCGCCACCGTCTTTTAGTACTCTGCTGATTGCTCCGCAAACGGAACAGGCAAAATAACCGTTTTTATTGAGTCCTATACCGCAATATGAAGTTACCCAACAACCTTTACTGAAATCCGCACTATTAAAATCAGGGTCGTCAACCGGAGCATCGGCAAAGGGAGTAAAGTAGTCAACGGTATTTTTAGTTTTAAATGATTCATAATCTATACGCACGTTTTGAAATTGTTCCGCTTCTTTACATAATCTTCTGGAATTCTCCGTAAATCCGTTTGAGACAACTTGAATAATCACATCGTTATTATAAACATCAGCATACTCTGTTTGCAACATTTTAAGAATAGCAATAAAATCGGGATGTAAAGTAGGTTCTCCGCCTAAAACATTAATGAGCCTCCAGCGTCGATGTAGTTTTTTACTTTCGGTGATAAACGCGCCAATATCTTCGATTGCCATATAATCTTTTGATGGGGCAAGTCCGCAAGAACGATTACATCCTTCACACCTCAGATTGCAATCAAAAGTAATATCTATTTCAATTTTATTTTGGTTCGGCTTGAATATCTTTCTATTTTTATACAACGTAGCGGCCGTCAATGGTCTTTTACTAAGAATTTCTTTAATACATTGTTCTTTTAAAGCCCTATCCGCATTTCGCTTCTCATAATCGCGTTCATAATAATAATTGATAAAATCCATTTGGAAAGGAGATGAACTCATTTCAACCATAGAAATCATCATGGCATAATCATCGCACTTTTCAAACCATTTTTGTTGCGAATATTTTAATTCTACATTATTATATTTAAAATATGACATCGGAATTGAATCAAAAAGATATTTTCGAAATGTTTTAAGATGCTGCCAGACATTACCGCCATTTTTTCTTGGTTCCATAAAATTTACCGGATAGCGATAATGTGGTTGCAACCGATAGGTTTGATGAACCCGTCCACAAGTCATATCAACACCCCACATTTCATATTTTTTATATACATCGTATAATGCTTCACGTCCTATCAATGCATCATCGGTATCAATGCAAACAATAATAGAATCAGGATTATTACAATACTTGTGAATCGCAATGTATTCGCATTGTAATTTAGGTAAATGAGTTCGCCCTTTTATGAAAGTAATACGATTCTGGTACGGTTTAATTATTTGTTCAATAAAAAGCGACATACCATTATCGGAGCAGTCATCGTAAAACAAAATACCGAAATCTTGAAAACTTTGACTTATTAAGGAACACCACATCCGAAGAAATTTATCGACAGTAATATTTTTAAAACAAGAAAGTACAACCATTGTCTCATTGCGTTTCGGAGTACACCAATCGTAAAATGAACCTTCGCAGTCAAAATGATCGTATTGAATATCCGGAATGATACTCTGTTCTACTCTATCAAGAATATTCATCCAACTATACGCGCTACTCTTCCGATAGTTTTGAGGATGAACATAAAAAGTTCGGTTATCCCCCCCTCGAATAGAACAGTATCCTGTTTCTTTTTGTAATTTTTCAAGCGAGCGATACCATGTTAACTGTAATCTACCGTCACAATCTAATGTATTCGGAAATGGACGAAGCCTAAACATTCTTTGCTTGTCAAAAAGCCCCATTCTGACTTCCGGCACGTATCCGCCGTTCTCAAATCCGAAGTAAGCCTTACTCTGTGAATTACAAATATTAAATCCAACGGAAATCACTTTTTCATTTTTCTTAAGTTCAGCAAGCATATCCTGCATATACGAATGATCAATATCCCTTCGACCAATCATCACATCGCTATCCATTTGAAAAATATAGTCGCCGCTGCACTGCTCAAAAGCGTACAGCTGGGAACTTATCGGTACATTTGAAGACGAATGAGTGTGATTCGTTGACAAACCGAACCAATCCCAATTAATACGCTCTGTGTAATCGGGATTGAATATAAAATATCTATCGATAACGCCTTCTTTCTTTAAAGTATCAACTATGTTAATAACTTTCTCAAAATCGGCATTTTCGGTAAATTGACGAATAAAATTATCTTTTTTTGAGTCGATAGAGACAATGACTTCATGGAATATATTTGGGCATGAAAGCTGCCTGACAATATGTTTTATATTCTGTTCAATTATTTCAACATCCTGTGCGCAGGTTTTAATCAATAGAGAAACCTTGTCTTGCAGCGGTTGCAGTTTTTTATACCCGACAATGATGGCCTCCGGTACAAACGTATTATTGTCGGAAAGTCGTATATCCTTTATCTGAATATCACATAGATATAAATGCTGTTTGATTTTATTAAAAAACAATTGTTCAAGATTATCTATTTGCTGTATTGAATAACTCTCATAAATAAGATCTTTTCTCTTAACAACCTCGAATGAATTAATGACTGTCTTTGATTCCTCATACATAATATTTGCAAATATCTTATTTATAAAAGTACGACAATCTTTTAATTCAGGAAGATCAAAATTATTAATTGCACTTCGTTGTAGTTTTTTTAAATCAGGGTTATCATTTTCATGAAGAAAGATATACATTCGTACACAAGCATTTAAGAACAGGCTATCATTATAATATTGACATCCGTCTAAATCTATTAGTTTTATAATACCGTTGACGCGAATAAAATTTTCTTTTTTACAATCTCGAATGACAATCTTTTTTTGCCAACACTCGGTTAAGAAATTAATCACATCATCTTCTGTAAATGCTGTGACCGGCTTTGATGGTTCATATGGGTATTTCTCTATAACCAATCCTTCAAATTCAATCACTTCTTCCAGTTGATAAAAGGACTTATATGTTTCTTTTTCGAAAAAGAATGTAAGATGTTGATATGTGTACCATTTATTTCCACCCGTGAACCATGGTAGAACAACTTTATACACATGCTGTCCGTTGTGAAACACAACACCTTCAAAACCTTGTCCAAGATACGTAAGATTTTTCAAGCCATATCGTGCTAATATGTTTTGAGCTCTTTCTTTTCGTTCAGTATTTTCCATAAACGTATCCCTTCTTGATAAAGTTTTTCTCTGGCTTGTTTATAATCATCTTTTTTTTTATTATTCGCAGTCATATTTCCATCTAAATTATAGATCGTCAATAATACACCTTCGGCGAAAGCAATATTGTATTGTTTATGACTGAGTAATATTCTTACTGATAAAAAATGATCCTCTGCACTGGGAATATCAGGATATTCTTCAAGACTCTTTAATGTAAGAAAGATATTACAAGACGGTAATTCGGAATCGGCGAATCCTTCTGCCATACTTTTTAATCGTTGTAAAAGATACTGTGGATTTTTTAGCCTCTTGCTCGCTTTATTAATACGATCAATAACCATATTATTCTGCCGCAGATAATTACCTGCAAAAATAACATCTGCATCGGTTTGCCGTTTTAAATTTTCAATGTGTGAAAGAACAAATTGATCGGCATATTCATCATCACAATCCAATCGTCCTATTAAATTTACGGCACCAAAATACTTTGCAATATACTTATTAAGATGATTCCGTGTTTTTGATACGTTCTGATATTGTACTTTTGTGATGATAATCTGCGGATTTATCAACAAATCTTCTACAGTTTCTTCCCAACAATCGGTCGAGTTATCGTCAGCGATTAAAATCCATATCTGTGCATTGATATTTTTTTGTTCAAGAATTGAAGTTAGGCATCGTCTTATCGTATTTCGACCGTTATGAATCGCAACACCGATAACAATTTTTTTCAGTACCGGCATTATTCCGGATAAGATTAAACAACTTCAAAATATTCGTTCGATTAGTATATGAAAATAAGCTTTCGGCACGATCCAAAGCCTTGCGTAATACTTCTTCCGAATAAAGCAGTATATGTTTTTCAAAAAACAAAGTAAGCCCTTGTTCTTTCTTCTTTTTTGTTATATGTTATGGAACCATTCCAAGCATAGTGATTAACAAGTACTTCGGGTATTATTTTAATATTTTCTTTTGATACGCATCTAAGTATCCTGATCATCAAGTCTCTATCCGTGCAGCTTGGAAGGCTTTCATCAAATCCTCCTATACAATTCAGTATTCCAAGACGAATAAACATATTACTGCCTTGTATTCCCGGATTGCCGCATAGAAAAGAGTTAACGACCAAATCTTCATAACTAAAGATATTCGCCGTTTTGCAGTCGCTTCGCTTCAGATATGCTGCCAATAAATCAGGGGCATATGAACCAACACTAATGGCATTTTTGCATTTTTCCAAATACCGTATATCCCAACTGTCATCATCATCCAGAATAGCAATATAGTCGGTATCTAAAAATCGAGCATTATACCATTCAATTCCGGAATTCCATGCTCCGGTACCGCTCATTCCTGATGTTTTAGTATTCTTGATGTAATGAATATTGGCATCATTACGCATACTGATACGATGTTGCACTTCAGCACTTACCGTTTCGTCGGTATTGTCATCAACAATTAAAACACAGTCAGCTTTTTTCGTCTGGCACAAAACTGAAGGAAGCGCACGCGAGAACAGTAGCTCGTTTCTCCCCATCGATGTTGCAATAAGCACTCCGACTTTATAATTATTTGTCATCGGCATTTTTAATCGATAAATCCATATTGACCATCTTGTTTCTTCCTAAATTTTGGCAGAAACATTGATACCGCTGTTTCGATCTTCTTGTCAGTAGATAAAAAAAAGGAGTATCACAGAGTGCAAGAATTACTTTTGCAAAGAAAACACCATACAGCAAATCAGCTACTCTCGGTACAATACCATAAAATGCAATAAAACTGAAAACCGCAGTATCAATAAATTGGCTAATAATAGTGCTTATATTATTTCGAAGAAACTTATATTTTTCAGAATAAGATTTTATCTTATGGAAAATAAACACATCAACACTCTGACTTATTAAATATCCCGATAAACTTGCAATAATAATTCTGGTAGTAGAATTAAAAATTTGATTAAATGCGGAAGTATCATTATCTGACGGAAGTATTAATGCTAAACGGATCAGTAAGAAGCTTATTATAAGACAGATGAAACCTATCTTCACAAGTCGATCAGCCGCTTTTTTTCCGTATAACTCTCCGACGACATCCGTCATTAAGTATGTAACGGCATAGGCTATAGTTGCAGAAGGCATCCGTAATCCGTAAATCGTTACTATTTTTGACCCTAGTACATTAGAGATAAGGAGACCGGTAATAAATATGCTGTAATAAACCGGTAAAATGTTATTTATGTCATCAGTCTTATTCATGGCTGACCCCATCGGCTCTATTCAATACAGCATTCTTCATATCCGTATTAATTCTTTCTACGGCACACATCAACGGTAAATTGAACTGTGCGTTAAACGCCGGGATATCTTTATTAAAACAGTGAGAATCATAATAAGGCGTTTCTTCGTATACAAATGTATGGCTGGCATTAATCCGTGAATCTTTGATAAAAATATTTCTTACATCTTCATATTCCACCCCCTCTTTTTTACAAGCAAGGGCAATTTCATTACAAAAGGTGACTTTCAGAGCAAGAAAACAATTTTCCATATATTTTGCAATAATGGCAGTCTTTATATCCGTATATATAATTTCAAAATCCGCACTATGAATTAATGTGTAAAGATATGCTACTTTGTTGCATAAACCACGTGAACCGCCCAGTACTACATAATTGTGTAAACCTGAATGAGGCGTAGTACCGGTAAACTCGGGAGAGAAAATAGCATTCTGAGGCAAAAAGCGAATAATATCTACCGGTATTGTTGATTTTATAATAATCACATCCGCATCGATTCGGCTACAAAGATCAACAACGATAGAAATATCTGCGGAGCCGCTATCCATTTTATCGGTTGGAACACAGACAAAAGCAAAATTGTAATGCTCATGTAAATCATTAACTTTGTATGGGCAATTTGGACTGTAAGGATCGTACACTGAAAGTGCCGCTTTTGAAGCCGTGGCCATCTTTTGGAAGTCTTGAAATAAAACTTGCCCAATATGACCATATCCGCATTGTAAGATTTTCATATTGTCTCCTAATGAAACCTTACCCCTTTACTTGCAGTAGGAAGTTCTGCATAGTGCAATTATCTTTATGATAACCGTTTATATAATACCGAGCGGTATTATATAAGTCTTACTAAGGTTTCACTGTGACCGAATATACTGAAACTTAACGATACTGTCAAGGACAGGATAAGAAGTCAAGATTTTTAAAAACTCACAAATCTATAACCGAATATTTTTTGTAACTTTGCGATTCGCAGCGCCAGGTTCGTCTTTTCCGGATTTTCAGTTATTGTTATTACTGATATGAAATATTCAGCTTATCGGTTATTTCGCTTTGTGTTTTTTCGCCTCGCTTTTTAGGCAGCATAAGAGCAAATTCAATATGTAATTCAGCTTCCACAGCATATTCCAACTGAAATTCGGGCAGCGGTATCGATATTCCCCGTACGATCTCGCTTTCCAAAATTCCATTTCCTGCTTTCGTCGCCATCTCCAAGGTTGTTTTTTTCAGTATTCTCAAAAGTAAGAACGTGTGGTAAGTCTTGGTAATAGACAGTTTATGGTATATAGTATGTGCCAAGGAGTCTTACCTATGAGAAGATCTGACAGAGAAGTAACCGACTATCAACAAATAAAGTTGATTATTGAACAGGCAAAAGTAGTACATATCGGGATGATCGATAACGGCCGTCCGTATGTAGTACCAATGCAGTACGGTTTTGTATTTACCGGCGGTAAGTTAACTCTCTATGTGCATTGCGCAAAAGAAGGCCGGAAACTCGATATCATCAAAAAGAACCCGTGTGTTTTTATTGAACTTGAAACGAATGTTGCAATTGTTTCCGGCGGCGATGTTCCGTGTAAATACGGTTCGGAATATGCAAGCATTATGGGAGACGGAATAGTAGTTATTGTTGAAGATATTTCAGAAAAGATTTTCGGATTGCAGCTTATGATGAAAACGCAAAGCGGCAGAGATTTTGAAATAACCGAACAGATGGCGGCATCGGTTACAGTGTTGCGTATCGATGTTCCGTGTGTAACAGCAAAGAGTAGGGTTAAAGCCTAAGCTTATCATAGAAGAGACTTTCCTGATTGAACAACTGCACAAAGTGTCACCTTTGGAAGTTGTTCAATTTGTAGCGTACTTACAAGCTACAGTGTCTGTTTACCTTAAACTCATCACTGCGTATAACCACAGGTTAGGGTTTATACCACTGTGCAAGCCCTTCCGCTAAAGCATTGGCAGCTTGCTGGGGAGTTTTTTCTCCTTTCATAACGGCAACTACACCATCATTCAGCAAAGTATAGCCGGAAGGCGTTCCGTTCATCAACCTTGGCCATACAAAGCGAACATCCTGCCCTCGCCCGGTAAGAAGTGCATAAATTTCGGCACCTTGAGAACTTTCGATAGGAATACTCCCATTGAACATAGAATAAAAACCGCTCGGCAAATATTTTGCGACAACGGTGGCTCCTTCGGCTGTACAAAGCCACGACAAGAAATCCCAAGCCTCTTTTTGATGCGTTCCGTTCGCATTCATCGCTATTCCTACATCAACATGGAAGCAAATTTCAGGCTGTTTTCCGGCCGGAGGTGGAAATGCGAAATTTCCCCACTGAAACGGTAACTCTTTAAAGCTGTCGAGTGTCCAGGAACCGTCAGCATACATAGCCGCTTTACCCGTTGCGAAAAGCATATTTGAATCAGCATACGTTAATGATTCAAAATTTTCGAAACAATAGGGGGCAATATCCTTCATTGCAGAAAAGGCTGCAACCATATCACCATCGTTAAAAGGACGCAAGCCGTTTTCATATTCATGCCTGCCTTTTTCGCCGCCGATAAAGTTCGGTAATAATCCCATCATAAAACATTCATTGATATCCCATCCATCGGCAAGTCCGTTTGCAAATGGGGTATATCCGGCATCTTTTAAATCTTTGCAGGCAAGCAAAAGTTCTTCCCATGTGGTGGGAATAGCGAGATCTACTCTTCCAAAAATATCTTTATTATAATAAATACTCTGCACCACGGCAGCAACAGGAACTGCGAAAGATTTACCGTCAGAGCCTCGCCATGCATCTTTACTGCTTTCGGAAAAATGTTCTTCTAAATATGGTAAATTGCTTATATCTACCAAAAAACCCTTCTCATACAATTCCATACCGATTGCATAAGAGCGAGCAAACATTAAATCCGGATCGGATCCACTATCCAACTGCATACGAAGCTCTGTATTGTAATTGGGTGGGTTGATCGGCTTAAATTGAATAGATACGCCGCTTACTTTTTCATATTCGGCAAGTAAGCGAGTCCATGCTCCCAAATCATCTGTACGCCATGATCCCAGTGTTAAAACAGTTTTTTCTGCATTTTTTCTTGTACTTTTTACACATCCCAAACAAACCGTAGTGGCACAAAATATCATAAAAAGCAGCATTAGGATTGCGATAAATCTTCTCTGCATATTTTCTCCTCCGCAATTATGACGAGTAAAATGGACTCTCCCCAAATCTTCTGCGAAAATATCCGTAACATACACCGGTAATTGGTCTCTGTCAATCTGTTAAAATGAGCGTGTCAATGGAATAAGGATGGAATACAACTTAAAAATTAGCAAGAAAATAAATACCAAGAAAGATAGCTAAGCGGGCTTTCTCTGCCGGAAGCCTAGGTTGCACCGTTAGACATTCAAGATAATACCAAAAAAGTCCGAAATCGGGATCTATACGAATGGCGTACTCTAAAAAACCTTCACTGTCGATTTGCCGACCGAAAAGCAATAATACCACATCATGCAAAACGCCGAGGCATTCAGGCAGCAAGTCCGCGTAAGCAGCCGGATTTTCTGCCTGCTGCATGGATTCACAAAAACAGCGGAGGCGATATAGAATATCCTCTTTTACATCTTCGTCGGCTTTTTCAACCCACATCTTATCGACAAGCAGCTGTACATTTTTTTCAAAGCTACGGATAAGGTTGATTTGATAGTGCCGAGTAATCGGCTCGGTACCTGTAAATACCTGTTCGAAGGACCCGCTCGCATCAAAAGCCCTCGCAATAAGCAATGCTTGTACGGCAGACACTTCAGCCTCCTCCGCTGCAAGAAAGGCGGGAAGATATTCAACCGCCGCCTTCCGTATCTGTTCCGGCAGCTGCATACCCACATCGTTAAAGATAGATTTAAGCATGCCTAAAAATGGTCTTTAATTTATTTTTTGTCAAGTAGTTTCCCCTTTATGTTCCAGTTTAAGATCATGGTGAATGAACAGAGGGCATTTTAGGGAAAACCTCTAAAAACGGCAAACCTACCGGTTCGTCCTACAAGGACATGATTTATCACATTCGCTCTAGGGGGAATTAGAGTCTTTTTATATCGTTTTTTCGTAGATAAAAGCCCTCTTGTCCCCGAACCATGCAAACCGGTCTAAAATTTGTGTGCGGATAAAGCCTTGTTTTTCATAAATCCTGATTGCTTTATGCCAATCTTCATGCACAAGCAAGACGACCTGTTCCACCTGCGGAAAAACGACGGCGATGCGTTCTATAGCAGAAGCAAAAAATTTTTCGGCAATGCTTTGTCCGCGTACTTCCGGCAACAATGCAAAAGAAGATATATACAACACCGTTCCTGCAGGCTGATGACGTTCTCGTACCGAATGTCCGAGTGCAAACGCGCCGACGTCCATCTGTAAGGCATCCCATAGTTCAGCCGTAAAATAACCGCACACCGATTGCGTATCAGCTTTAACAAGAACATAATTGCAACCGGAAGTATATGCGATGCGATCGGCAAATACACTTTCGTCCTCAACGATGTTTTCTTCAAAGCTTTGCCGTTCCACCTGCATAACCGCAGCCAAATCTCTCGGTTCCGCCTTTCTTACGCTATACCCTTTTGCTACCATTATCACTACCCCAAGGCAACCACATCAGATACACGAATCGAATACCGCAGAATAGATAGGCTGTAAGACCATTTGAGACGCAACACGGCGAAACTCTGGTTGAACAGCCTATCTATTCTGCGGGCTGTTATTCGTGCGGAGAGCTTAATACCCCGACGCTTGCGTCGGGGTTGTTGATTAAAAGAATCTGCTGTATTTGCCCCGAGCTCCTCATCACCACCCCAAGATCGCTTTACGATGCAGTAAGCCTATTATGCGAAGATTTTCTTCCGCAGATTTATGCTGATCACCCAGTTTTTTAAAATCGATAGCAAAGCAGTTCATCGAAAAATGCTGAAATACATAGACCGGCGCATCGGATTTTCCGCCGTATTGCCGTTGCAGCTCATCCGCATAAGCGGTAAAAAGAGATTTTTTTCTTAATTCGCCGTACCCCACCAGCCAAAGCGGACAACCGAGTGCTTTCTGCAGGGCAGCGGTATGGGAAGCGAGCCATTGTTGCGTTTCTTCAAAAAGGCTGCGGAATTGTTCACCGCCATTTTTGAGTAAGTAATTAAGCTCCTTCGTTTTTGCCGTATGAATAGGAGTTTTGTTGAGGATGATAGCCTCTCGCCTAAAATCGATGTTGAGTTCGGGATTGCGGCGAAAAAAGCCTTCCGCGACCTTCCCCGCCTGACCTACCAAATAGCGCTGATTTTTATGCAGCTGTTCGTTTTTTCCCGGATTATCACTAACGATAATCAGTTTTATTTGATCGGAGCCTTGTAGTTCGTCCAAACTATGGTTGTAGACAATGGGGGTTTCCTGCGGGTAGGCAGGGGTTTTGTTCTCCGCCGCTGCTGCTTGCTGTAACAAATGCAGCACACCTCGCCCAGCCGATTTTTCTACGGATGACACTGCTTCATTAGGGGCTGAATATTCATAGCCACAGCGGGTAAGCCATTGCCGACATGACGTTTTAAAATCGGTTCTAAAGGCGGAAAAAGCCTGCCACTCTCTTTCGGTCATCGGATTACTTAACTTTTATCTGAGAAAAAATTTTTCTGAATACATTACTGCTCAATTTTTTCTTGAGGAATCCCAGCTTGGTTTCGGAAATTACGATAGCGATAAAAATAAAAGCACACCCGATTAAAAGCGAAGCCGTTACCTCTTCATGCCAGAATGCGATGGCAAGGATAATACCGAATACCGACTCAAGAGAGAATATGAGCGCAGCTGTCGATGCGATAACCTCCCGTTGACCGATTGCCTGCAGTATATTAGTCAGCGACATACAAATAATACCTAAATAAAGAGCGGCAAAAACGGACTGCCCGTTCCAGACGATTTTAGCACTGTCTTCAAAAAAATAGGTATATAAACCTGCATAGATGGCTCCGAAAAACAAATTTCCGATCGTGAGCAAAATCGGATCCATGGTGTCGACATATCGTCCGAGATATACAAGGTAGGCGCCGAAAACCACGCTGCCTATCAGAGCGAGGAAATCACCGAGATTTAAACCGACATCGGAAGTTTTTAAAAGGTTCGGCATCGAAATGAAGCTGATACCGACTAGACAGACAACAGCAGCGATAACGTGATAAATATTCGGCTTTCTTTTCCATACGAACCATGCAATAAACGGAGTGATAACGCAATAGGTCGCGACCAAAAAACCGCAGCGCCCCGGCGGGCATCCTGCAGCAATGG from Treponema vincentii harbors:
- a CDS encoding ABC transporter substrate-binding protein, with amino-acid sequence MQRRFIAILMLLFMIFCATTVCLGCVKSTRKNAEKTVLTLGSWRTDDLGAWTRLLAEYEKVSGVSIQFKPINPPNYNTELRMQLDSGSDPDLMFARSYAIGMELYEKGFLVDISNLPYLEEHFSESSKDAWRGSDGKSFAVPVAAVVQSIYYNKDIFGRVDLAIPTTWEELLLACKDLKDAGYTPFANGLADGWDINECFMMGLLPNFIGGEKGRHEYENGLRPFNDGDMVAAFSAMKDIAPYCFENFESLTYADSNMLFATGKAAMYADGSWTLDSFKELPFQWGNFAFPPPAGKQPEICFHVDVGIAMNANGTHQKEAWDFLSWLCTAEGATVVAKYLPSGFYSMFNGSIPIESSQGAEIYALLTGRGQDVRFVWPRLMNGTPSGYTLLNDGVVAVMKGEKTPQQAANALAEGLAQWYKP
- a CDS encoding glycosyltransferase family 2 protein, with amino-acid sequence MPMTNNYKVGVLIATSMGRNELLFSRALPSVLCQTKKADCVLIVDDNTDETVSAEVQHRISMRNDANIHYIKNTKTSGMSGTGAWNSGIEWYNARFLDTDYIAILDDDDSWDIRYLEKCKNAISVGSYAPDLLAAYLKRSDCKTANIFSYEDLVVNSFLCGNPGIQGSNMFIRLGILNCIGGFDESLPSCTDRDLMIRILRCVSKENIKIIPEVLVNHYAWNGSITYNKKEERTRAYFVF
- a CDS encoding pyridoxamine 5'-phosphate oxidase family protein gives rise to the protein MRRSDREVTDYQQIKLIIEQAKVVHIGMIDNGRPYVVPMQYGFVFTGGKLTLYVHCAKEGRKLDIIKKNPCVFIELETNVAIVSGGDVPCKYGSEYASIMGDGIVVIVEDISEKIFGLQLMMKTQSGRDFEITEQMAASVTVLRIDVPCVTAKSRVKA
- a CDS encoding queuosine precursor transporter — encoded protein: MNKTDDINNILPVYYSIFITGLLISNVLGSKIVTIYGLRMPSATIAYAVTYLMTDVVGELYGKKAADRLVKIGFICLIISFLLIRLALILPSDNDTSAFNQIFNSTTRIIIASLSGYLISQSVDVFIFHKIKSYSEKYKFLRNNISTIISQFIDTAVFSFIAFYGIVPRVADLLYGVFFAKVILALCDTPFFYLLTRRSKQRYQCFCQNLGRNKMVNMDLSIKNADDK
- a CDS encoding UDP-glucuronic acid decarboxylase family protein, whose amino-acid sequence is MEITMLKNKKVVLITGGAGFIGSNVCSALLNRNCHVICMDNLFCSTLKNIQCFSHNPDFEFIEHDITQPFSFYVDEIYNFACPASPKYYQKDPIYTMKTNVIGVLNILELATQHHAKILQASTSEVYGDALQHPQQEDYWGNVNPVGIRSCYDEGKRAAESLCVDYYRQYKTKVKIARIFNCYGPGMQMDDGRAICNFIVQALQHKDITIYGTGAQTRSFCYIDDLVRGLLALMETPVKITVPINLGTSEEITINELAMHILKLCETNVTCKYMALPTDDPKQRQPDISLAKKVLQWQPVIKLDKGLEKTIAYFKDLLAI
- a CDS encoding radical SAM protein; translated protein: MENTERKERAQNILARYGLKNLTYLGQGFEGVVFHNGQHVYKVVLPWFTGGNKWYTYQHLTFFFEKETYKSFYQLEEVIEFEGLVIEKYPYEPSKPVTAFTEDDVINFLTECWQKKIVIRDCKKENFIRVNGIIKLIDLDGCQYYNDSLFLNACVRMYIFLHENDNPDLKKLQRSAINNFDLPELKDCRTFINKIFANIMYEESKTVINSFEVVKRKDLIYESYSIQQIDNLEQLFFNKIKQHLYLCDIQIKDIRLSDNNTFVPEAIIVGYKKLQPLQDKVSLLIKTCAQDVEIIEQNIKHIVRQLSCPNIFHEVIVSIDSKKDNFIRQFTENADFEKVINIVDTLKKEGVIDRYFIFNPDYTERINWDWFGLSTNHTHSSSNVPISSQLYAFEQCSGDYIFQMDSDVMIGRRDIDHSYMQDMLAELKKNEKVISVGFNICNSQSKAYFGFENGGYVPEVRMGLFDKQRMFRLRPFPNTLDCDGRLQLTWYRSLEKLQKETGYCSIRGGDNRTFYVHPQNYRKSSAYSWMNILDRVEQSIIPDIQYDHFDCEGSFYDWCTPKRNETMVVLSCFKNITVDKFLRMWCSLISQSFQDFGILFYDDCSDNGMSLFIEQIIKPYQNRITFIKGRTHLPKLQCEYIAIHKYCNNPDSIIVCIDTDDALIGREALYDVYKKYEMWGVDMTCGRVHQTYRLQPHYRYPVNFMEPRKNGGNVWQHLKTFRKYLFDSIPMSYFKYNNVELKYSQQKWFEKCDDYAMMISMVEMSSSPFQMDFINYYYERDYEKRNADRALKEQCIKEILSKRPLTAATLYKNRKIFKPNQNKIEIDITFDCNLRCEGCNRSCGLAPSKDYMAIEDIGAFITESKKLHRRWRLINVLGGEPTLHPDFIAILKMLQTEYADVYNNDVIIQVVSNGFTENSRRLCKEAEQFQNVRIDYESFKTKNTVDYFTPFADAPVDDPDFNSADFSKGCWVTSYCGIGLNKNGYFACSVCGAISRVLKDGGGIPYLKDATEETLVGQLKKYCRYCGNFKHYAESDGDFLPRCEKAPFRNIISPFWEKVYGNYNVEK
- a CDS encoding glycosyltransferase, translating into MPVLKKIVIGVAIHNGRNTIRRCLTSILEQKNINAQIWILIADDNSTDCWEETVEDLLINPQIIITKVQYQNVSKTRNHLNKYIAKYFGAVNLIGRLDCDDEYADQFVLSHIENLKRQTDADVIFAGNYLRQNNMVIDRINKASKRLKNPQYLLQRLKSMAEGFADSELPSCNIFLTLKSLEEYPDIPSAEDHFLSVRILLSHKQYNIAFAEGVLLTIYNLDGNMTANNKKKDDYKQAREKLYQEGIRLWKILNEKKELKTY